A part of Nesterenkonia lutea genomic DNA contains:
- a CDS encoding TetR/AcrR family transcriptional regulator, producing the protein MANPTRTRDRILDAGEGLFFQEGIATTGVDRVAASAGVSIVTLYKHFGSKDNLLREILARRLAEWTVHWDAAIAAADTPQGRLLAIFDAVESFRAAAGATQWCCFLATASERPAPEPGSADSVFDLIRQDTDIVTQRLSAFAREAACPDPDAGAATLLLLYNGVLSSLLRGAPAQPVARARAAAGQLIAAW; encoded by the coding sequence ATGGCGAACCCCACACGCACCCGAGACCGGATCCTCGATGCTGGCGAAGGCTTGTTCTTCCAGGAGGGCATCGCCACCACCGGTGTTGATCGCGTGGCCGCCAGCGCCGGGGTGTCGATCGTCACCCTGTACAAGCACTTCGGATCCAAGGACAATCTCCTCCGCGAGATCCTCGCGCGGCGGCTGGCGGAATGGACCGTGCACTGGGATGCAGCGATCGCCGCTGCCGATACGCCGCAGGGGCGGCTGCTGGCGATCTTCGACGCCGTTGAGAGTTTCCGCGCCGCGGCCGGAGCGACCCAGTGGTGCTGCTTCCTGGCCACCGCCTCGGAGCGCCCAGCCCCCGAGCCGGGCAGTGCGGACTCGGTCTTCGACCTGATCCGGCAGGACACCGACATCGTGACCCAGCGACTGAGCGCATTCGCGCGCGAAGCAGCGTGCCCCGATCCGGACGCCGGCGCCGCGACCCTCCTGCTGCTCTACAACGGAGTGCTCTCCAGCCTGCTGCGCGGCGCACCCGCACAGCCTGTGGCCCGGGCTCGCGCCGCAGCCGGGCAGCTCATCGCCGCCTGGTGA
- the phnD gene encoding phosphate/phosphite/phosphonate ABC transporter substrate-binding protein — MRMKTKSTFALAGVLTLALSGCVADGEEAGGDEETEETSDSEAAEISSVDEIVIALVPSNDVDDIVESAEPLADALSDALGGFPVRAEETQDYLGAITAMQTGDAQVVMSGPVGMIQAEEQADAVPITQSVRYGSEVYVTQWFTNDPDTYCMDEPVDVPDDDGNSMLFCNGTDEAEPGAVGEEALELIEEGATVSYVDQGSASGYYYPATQLNELLGFAPGEGDIDEQFAGSHDNSVLNVYNDNATIGTSFDDARQNVVEENPDVGEEVVVFAWAGPIPNDGIVVSSEFSEEEQQILTDAWLAVAEDEDGLAALDEVYEIEGMVEADEEALDGARQVYNDFGE, encoded by the coding sequence ATGCGTATGAAGACCAAGTCCACGTTCGCTCTGGCGGGCGTGCTGACCCTGGCACTCTCCGGCTGTGTCGCCGACGGAGAAGAGGCTGGCGGCGATGAAGAGACCGAAGAGACCAGCGACTCCGAGGCCGCTGAGATCAGCAGCGTCGACGAGATCGTCATTGCGCTCGTCCCCTCCAACGACGTCGATGACATCGTCGAGAGCGCCGAGCCCCTGGCAGATGCACTCAGTGACGCCCTCGGCGGGTTCCCCGTCCGCGCTGAGGAGACCCAGGACTACCTCGGTGCCATCACCGCCATGCAGACCGGTGACGCCCAGGTGGTCATGTCCGGTCCCGTCGGCATGATTCAGGCCGAGGAGCAGGCCGACGCGGTGCCGATCACCCAGTCCGTCCGCTACGGCTCCGAGGTCTACGTGACCCAGTGGTTCACCAATGACCCGGACACCTACTGCATGGACGAGCCGGTCGACGTCCCCGACGACGACGGCAACTCCATGCTCTTCTGCAACGGCACCGACGAGGCGGAGCCCGGAGCGGTCGGGGAAGAGGCGCTCGAACTGATCGAAGAGGGTGCCACCGTCTCCTACGTGGACCAGGGTTCAGCCTCGGGCTACTACTACCCCGCCACCCAGCTCAATGAGCTGCTCGGCTTCGCCCCGGGCGAGGGCGACATCGACGAGCAGTTCGCCGGCAGCCACGACAACTCCGTGCTGAACGTCTACAACGACAACGCCACCATCGGCACCTCCTTCGATGATGCTCGCCAGAACGTCGTCGAGGAGAACCCCGACGTGGGTGAAGAGGTCGTCGTGTTCGCCTGGGCCGGTCCGATCCCGAATGACGGGATCGTCGTCTCCTCCGAGTTCAGCGAGGAGGAGCAGCAGATCCTGACCGACGCTTGGCTCGCTGTGGCTGAGGACGAGGACGGCCTGGCAGCTCTGGACGAGGTCTACGAGATCGAGGGCATGGTCGAAGCTGATGAGGAAGCACTGGACGGCGCTCGCCAGGTGTACAACGACTTCGGTGAGTGA
- a CDS encoding MFS transporter — MLKTSRRTDAHARTGMRSPARGSGLGISFAGMLLIAATYGMARFGVGLFAPRLAAERPELVEVLGWAAAAQFIAYSVAAVMAARLVDRRPRAGLVLAGTTATAGSLGIAVATDPAVFVTAVVVAGMGGGFASPALVPVIDAVVAVHARATAQSVVNTGTAAGVIGAGMVAFLAPSIGTAWLLMAGLCAAAAASVILPLQGRTELASHGGETAAPTSAGGADGESGSGSAASPVVRTPDWRKLLLPGTAAVVAGSGSALIWTFGPLLVTESGAVAPDQIGWLWIVLGAGGLLGTLTGVLVTRVGVHAGWSITAGMLAVASAVLAWALLGEHAAAACASMAIFGAGYMALSGVLILWARRVWPDHAGAGTSVLFIALATGQAAGSAGFGVVQGSWNPAVMAAVAAGLCLAGGALAAIGAWIRPAEH; from the coding sequence ATGCTCAAGACTTCTCGGCGCACTGACGCCCATGCTCGAACGGGCATGCGCTCACCTGCCCGTGGCTCAGGCCTGGGAATCTCCTTCGCAGGCATGCTGCTGATCGCCGCCACGTACGGGATGGCGCGCTTCGGCGTCGGACTCTTCGCGCCGCGGCTGGCGGCCGAACGGCCTGAGCTCGTCGAGGTGCTCGGCTGGGCGGCGGCGGCTCAGTTCATCGCCTACTCGGTGGCGGCGGTCATGGCGGCTCGTTTGGTAGATCGGCGTCCGCGTGCGGGACTCGTGCTCGCCGGAACGACAGCGACGGCAGGTTCTCTGGGCATCGCCGTGGCCACGGATCCGGCGGTGTTCGTGACTGCCGTGGTCGTGGCGGGAATGGGCGGGGGCTTCGCCTCCCCCGCGCTGGTGCCGGTCATCGACGCGGTGGTCGCCGTCCACGCACGCGCCACCGCCCAGTCAGTGGTGAACACCGGCACTGCCGCGGGAGTGATCGGCGCCGGGATGGTGGCGTTCCTCGCCCCCTCGATCGGGACGGCGTGGCTGCTGATGGCGGGATTGTGTGCCGCGGCCGCGGCGTCGGTGATTCTTCCGCTGCAGGGACGCACAGAGCTGGCTTCACATGGAGGTGAGACCGCTGCCCCGACGTCGGCAGGGGGCGCGGACGGTGAGAGTGGCTCGGGCTCAGCAGCCTCCCCAGTGGTGAGGACACCCGACTGGCGGAAGCTGCTGCTGCCTGGCACCGCAGCCGTGGTCGCCGGTTCAGGATCTGCGCTGATCTGGACCTTCGGGCCGTTGCTGGTCACTGAGTCCGGCGCTGTGGCCCCAGACCAGATCGGTTGGCTCTGGATCGTGCTGGGCGCGGGCGGACTGCTGGGCACCCTGACCGGAGTGCTGGTGACCCGGGTGGGCGTACATGCCGGGTGGAGCATCACAGCAGGCATGCTGGCGGTCGCGAGCGCAGTCCTGGCCTGGGCGCTGCTCGGGGAGCATGCTGCCGCCGCCTGCGCCAGCATGGCGATCTTCGGCGCGGGGTACATGGCGCTGTCCGGAGTGTTGATCCTCTGGGCGCGGCGCGTCTGGCCCGATCACGCGGGAGCGGGCACCTCCGTGCTGTTCATCGCGCTGGCGACGGGACAGGCCGCTGGATCTGCGGGCTTCGGAGTGGTGCAGGGCAGTTGGAATCCGGCGGTCATGGCGGCAGTGGCCGCGGGCCTCTGCCTGGCTGGCGGCGCGCTGGCTGCGATCGGGGCGTGGATTCGTCCCGCAGAGCATTGA
- a CDS encoding HAD family hydrolase: MTREKLLLLDFDGTLCLGDDPVLFYADRVDAQLAQRGLGGFFAGTTVREILSGAFAANTLLVPQIRYDAEGIPLTVRSEPTHDDAKAHPVSWPLQDGYQLVQLLARQAGLSDAESGEGFRAARKDLLAHGLEHTDVHAPSGARELVAEVAQRAVVVLVTNSPAEVFAPWLQALGLSGAFDLVINDARKPFGMPAALERARTAGRAGAPERPTDPRRVLSVGDIWRNDLEHVASLGGTTVLIDRFGTGLGEPDHRVEGFDGAAEAVSTWSHSAARV; the protein is encoded by the coding sequence ATGACCCGCGAGAAGCTGCTGCTGCTCGACTTCGACGGCACGCTCTGTCTCGGCGACGACCCGGTCCTCTTCTACGCCGACCGGGTGGACGCCCAGCTGGCGCAGCGGGGACTGGGGGGCTTCTTCGCGGGAACCACCGTGCGCGAGATCCTCAGCGGCGCCTTCGCCGCGAACACGCTGCTCGTCCCGCAGATCAGGTACGACGCAGAGGGCATCCCGCTCACGGTGCGCAGCGAGCCCACGCATGATGATGCCAAGGCGCACCCGGTCTCCTGGCCCCTGCAGGACGGCTATCAGCTCGTCCAGCTGCTGGCCCGGCAGGCCGGGCTCAGCGACGCAGAGTCGGGGGAGGGCTTCCGTGCGGCCCGCAAGGACCTCCTGGCGCATGGGCTCGAGCACACCGATGTGCATGCTCCATCAGGCGCGCGTGAGCTGGTGGCCGAGGTCGCTCAGCGCGCCGTCGTCGTGCTGGTGACGAATTCCCCTGCGGAGGTGTTCGCCCCGTGGCTGCAGGCGCTGGGGCTCAGTGGCGCCTTCGACCTGGTCATCAATGATGCGCGCAAACCCTTCGGCATGCCAGCGGCGCTAGAGCGCGCCCGCACCGCTGGCCGCGCTGGCGCGCCCGAGCGGCCGACTGATCCGAGGCGGGTCCTCTCGGTCGGGGACATCTGGCGCAACGATCTCGAGCATGTGGCCAGCCTCGGCGGCACCACGGTCCTGATCGACCGCTTCGGCACCGGCCTGGGAGAGCCCGATCACCGGGTGGAGGGCTTCGACGGCGCCGCCGAAGCAGTGTCCACCTGGTCTCATAGCGCAGCCAGGGTGTAA